One segment of Arcanobacterium haemolyticum DSM 20595 DNA contains the following:
- a CDS encoding metallophosphoesterase, with product MIKRPLITIAGSLLAAGAGTLLGSITHAHAYRVRRRTVVVPSDGATSGESATGPLRILHISDTHLLTRQHKRRAFIRSLAGLEPDFVVLTGDLIAEPAAVAAILTDFGPLLNVPGAFVFGSNDYHGPRLKNPFVYIGGHTGKTADTTAESGATSVLAAPADAANHVPDPHPANSQHLPGQPLPTDELRAGLASGGWIDLNNARAQVTVNGWELDLVGIDDPHIGLDRMPEARQMPEIRGQDGSAGQAEPTVQDRSPGTNTRSTTTAPSTAHLKLALAHAPYTWVLDMMQEDGANICFSGHTHGGQVNLPGSHALVTNCDLDCAYAKGLFEWSGTGSDSVSDQEAPTAPNTPTAPNTPTTPTAPGDSSAQSRDRKPSSAHVIKKDGSIVLGSRMLAQISAGIGTSPFTPVRTFCAPEAIILDVVAAPGAAGN from the coding sequence ATGATCAAACGCCCCCTCATCACCATCGCCGGCAGCCTCCTAGCCGCCGGCGCTGGCACCCTCCTTGGCTCAATTACCCACGCGCACGCGTATCGGGTAAGGCGGCGCACCGTCGTCGTCCCCTCTGACGGCGCAACTTCTGGCGAATCGGCAACTGGGCCTCTCCGAATCCTCCACATCTCCGATACACACCTGCTCACACGGCAACACAAACGGCGGGCGTTCATCCGATCGCTGGCCGGGCTTGAACCCGATTTTGTGGTGCTTACCGGCGATCTGATCGCCGAACCCGCCGCCGTAGCCGCAATCCTCACCGATTTCGGGCCACTCCTCAACGTGCCAGGCGCCTTCGTGTTCGGATCCAACGATTACCACGGGCCACGCCTCAAAAACCCATTCGTGTACATCGGCGGGCACACAGGGAAAACTGCAGATACCACGGCAGAATCTGGCGCTACTTCAGTTCTTGCCGCTCCTGCTGACGCGGCCAATCACGTTCCCGATCCTCATCCTGCCAACAGCCAACACCTTCCTGGGCAGCCCCTCCCAACCGACGAACTGCGAGCCGGGCTTGCGAGCGGCGGCTGGATCGATCTGAACAATGCGCGCGCGCAGGTGACCGTGAACGGCTGGGAACTGGACTTGGTAGGCATAGACGATCCGCACATCGGGCTGGATCGGATGCCGGAAGCTCGTCAGATGCCGGAAATTCGAGGGCAGGATGGCTCTGCCGGGCAGGCCGAGCCCACTGTCCAGGATCGATCCCCGGGCACCAACACACGCTCCACCACTACTGCACCCTCCACCGCGCACCTGAAACTTGCCCTTGCCCACGCCCCTTACACCTGGGTGCTGGACATGATGCAGGAAGACGGCGCCAACATCTGCTTCTCGGGCCACACGCACGGCGGGCAGGTGAACCTTCCGGGTTCGCATGCGCTTGTGACTAACTGCGATCTGGACTGCGCTTACGCCAAGGGCCTGTTCGAATGGTCTGGGACCGGCAGCGATTCTGTTTCCGACCAGGAAGCTCCAACCGCGCCCAACACCCCAACCGCGCCCAACACCCCAACCACCCCAACCGCTCCGGGCGATTCTTCTGCACAATCTCGGGATCGTAAGCCATCCTCTGCCCACGTAATTAAAAAGGACGGCTCGATCGTTCTGGGTAGCCGGATGCTGGCACAGATTTCGGCAGGGATCGGCACATCGCCATTCACACCGGTTCGGACTTTCTGCGCACCGGAAGCAATCATCTTGGATGTTGTTGCAGCGCCTGGGGCGGCGGGCAATTAA
- the nth gene encoding endonuclease III, translating into MVETKKARKPTRPRSLKARREQAQKIINRLAELYPNSHCALEHRNAFELLVATVLSAQTTDARVNSVTPNLFATFPNPETMAKAPLEVLEDILHPLGFYRAKARSLNGLANGLMERFGGEVPGTLEELITLPGVGRKTANVVLGNAFGVPGITVDTHVGRLSRRWAWTRETDPVKAEMDLAKILPHSEWTIICHRVIDHGRRVCHSRKPACEACPMTDLCPSFGLV; encoded by the coding sequence ATGGTAGAAACAAAGAAAGCGCGGAAACCAACGCGACCACGATCGCTAAAGGCGCGTCGTGAACAAGCCCAAAAAATCATAAACCGGCTCGCAGAACTCTACCCAAACTCCCACTGCGCGCTGGAACACCGAAACGCGTTCGAACTACTCGTAGCCACCGTGCTATCAGCACAAACAACCGATGCACGCGTCAACTCCGTAACCCCAAACCTCTTCGCCACCTTCCCAAACCCCGAAACCATGGCCAAAGCGCCCCTGGAAGTGCTCGAAGACATACTGCACCCACTCGGGTTCTACCGGGCCAAAGCACGATCACTCAACGGACTAGCCAACGGGCTCATGGAACGATTCGGCGGAGAAGTACCAGGGACACTCGAAGAACTCATCACGCTACCAGGCGTAGGGCGGAAAACCGCCAACGTGGTACTCGGGAACGCTTTCGGAGTGCCAGGAATTACTGTAGACACACACGTTGGGCGACTATCGCGGCGATGGGCATGGACCCGCGAAACCGACCCCGTCAAAGCCGAAATGGATTTGGCGAAAATCCTGCCACACAGCGAATGGACCATCATCTGCCATCGGGTGATAGATCACGGGAGGCGGGTTTGCCATTCGCGCAAACCCGCCTGCGAGGCCTGCCCAATGACGGATCTGTGCCCATCGTTTGGGCTGGTTTAG
- the fucP gene encoding L-fucose:H+ symporter permease: protein MSTKRMMKEAEGVKNTSFGLIKDPTTQLSNGYLNKTPLLQYILLSICFPMWGAAASLNDVLITQFKSIFELSDFASAFVQSAFYGGYFLLAIPASRVIRKWSYKSGLLVGLSFYIIGCMLFFPASHMATYTVFLAALFAIATGLSFLETSANTYSSMIGPRKFATLRLNISQTFYPIGSIFGILLGKYLIFTEGESLNKQLEALTGAERQQFAEEMLQRTLGPYRWIIVVLAVLLLIIALTQFPHCKPLHHNKEAKATIGETLRYLASNRKFAGGIVTQFLYVGMQTAVWSFTIRLALNLDDSINERTASNYMIWAFVAFFVGKFVANILMTKFNENLVLIGYSIAGVAALAWVIAVPNMTAVYAAILTSGLFGPCWATIYARTLDSIEDKRHTETGGAVIVMSIIGGAVIPVIQGLASDTFGSMQLAFSVSLVCFAAVLIYFLYQYKAEKSAPAINE from the coding sequence ATGAGCACGAAACGAATGATGAAAGAAGCCGAAGGAGTGAAGAACACGTCCTTTGGCCTCATCAAGGATCCAACCACCCAGCTTTCAAACGGCTACCTCAACAAAACCCCGCTCCTCCAATACATCCTGCTCTCGATCTGCTTCCCGATGTGGGGCGCAGCGGCGTCGCTGAATGACGTGCTGATTACGCAGTTCAAATCGATTTTTGAGCTGTCCGATTTTGCGTCGGCGTTTGTGCAATCGGCATTCTACGGCGGCTACTTCCTGCTGGCGATCCCGGCATCGCGCGTGATCCGCAAGTGGAGCTACAAATCCGGCCTATTGGTGGGCCTGAGCTTCTACATCATCGGCTGCATGCTCTTCTTCCCAGCCTCCCACATGGCAACCTACACGGTGTTCCTGGCGGCCCTATTCGCGATCGCAACCGGCCTTTCCTTCCTGGAAACGTCGGCCAACACCTACTCGTCCATGATCGGCCCACGCAAATTCGCAACCCTGCGCCTAAACATATCCCAAACCTTCTACCCAATCGGCTCGATCTTCGGCATCCTGCTGGGCAAATACCTGATCTTCACTGAAGGCGAATCGCTGAACAAGCAACTCGAAGCGCTCACCGGCGCGGAACGCCAACAGTTCGCAGAAGAAATGCTCCAGCGTACGCTCGGCCCATACCGCTGGATCATCGTGGTACTGGCAGTGCTCCTCCTGATCATCGCACTCACCCAGTTCCCACACTGCAAGCCACTCCACCACAACAAGGAAGCTAAGGCAACGATCGGCGAAACGCTCCGCTACCTGGCATCGAACCGTAAGTTCGCGGGCGGCATCGTGACCCAGTTCCTTTACGTCGGTATGCAGACCGCGGTGTGGTCGTTCACGATCCGCCTGGCCCTGAACCTGGACGATTCCATCAACGAACGCACCGCTTCCAACTACATGATCTGGGCATTCGTGGCCTTCTTCGTGGGCAAGTTCGTGGCAAACATCCTCATGACCAAGTTCAACGAAAACCTGGTGCTGATCGGCTACTCGATCGCAGGCGTGGCAGCGCTGGCCTGGGTTATCGCGGTGCCAAATATGACCGCCGTATACGCCGCAATCCTCACCTCCGGCCTGTTCGGCCCATGCTGGGCCACAATCTACGCCCGCACATTGGATTCGATCGAGGACAAGCGCCACACCGAAACCGGCGGTGCCGTGATCGTCATGTCGATCATCGGCGGCGCAGTGATCCCAGTGATCCAGGGCCTGGCGTCGGATACGTTCGGTTCGATGCAGCTCGCGTTCTCGGTTTCGCTGGTCTGCTTCGCGGCTGTCCTGATCTACTTCCTATACCAGTACAAGGCAGAAAAATCTGCCCCCGCAATCAACGAGTGA
- a CDS encoding WhiB family transcriptional regulator, which yields MSLAYQEQTWAVRAACAGADPDSLFVRGAAQRQARNVCFSCPVRLECLADALDSNAAFGVWGGLTERERRALLRRFPDEENWFDRLVNSEEQLAVELRAGRVPRLS from the coding sequence ATGAGCTTGGCTTATCAAGAGCAGACGTGGGCTGTTCGCGCGGCATGCGCAGGAGCGGATCCTGATTCACTTTTTGTCCGTGGGGCGGCGCAGCGTCAGGCGCGGAATGTGTGTTTTTCCTGCCCGGTTCGCTTGGAGTGTTTGGCGGATGCGTTGGATTCGAATGCTGCGTTTGGTGTGTGGGGTGGTTTGACTGAGCGTGAGCGGCGGGCTTTGTTGCGCAGGTTCCCTGATGAAGAGAACTGGTTTGATCGCTTGGTGAATTCTGAGGAGCAGCTCGCGGTTGAGTTGCGGGCGGGGCGTGTTCCGCGTTTGAGTTAG
- a CDS encoding aldose 1-epimerase family protein: MYTIPLHRSQFTETERTILDGRGIRVVASRYDTGIESLRVENERGYVEVLPFMGQIIWDAEFDGTSLRMTNMFSRPQPCREIVDTYGCFAFHSGLLAAGCPSPQDSHPLHGEFPCATMDSAWIEIDDDGAVRAVSSYEYVQGFGHHYLAVPHIELRPGSSMFDIGLKVTNLSKYAPMPLQYMCHMNYAFVENGIMSENLPKGAFGLRRTVPAHVTPTERWTEINEQILAGTINPASLEQAKEFDPEIVYFADNLPQYGEKLEFELAGENGVTFRTEFSSVEFPVATRWVLYNADQQVAAFVLPGTSRPEGYLAAKEAGTLIELAAGETRSFTVTTGIKE, encoded by the coding sequence ATGTACACAATTCCTTTACATCGCAGCCAGTTCACGGAAACTGAGCGCACGATCCTAGACGGGCGCGGAATCCGCGTTGTGGCCTCTCGCTACGATACCGGCATCGAATCGCTCCGGGTTGAAAACGAACGCGGGTACGTTGAAGTGCTTCCGTTCATGGGCCAGATCATTTGGGACGCCGAATTCGACGGCACCTCCCTCCGCATGACCAACATGTTTTCCCGCCCGCAGCCGTGCCGCGAAATCGTGGACACGTACGGCTGCTTCGCGTTCCATTCGGGCCTGCTCGCGGCCGGCTGCCCGTCGCCCCAAGATTCGCACCCGCTGCACGGCGAGTTCCCGTGCGCAACCATGGATTCGGCGTGGATAGAGATTGACGACGACGGGGCCGTACGTGCAGTTTCATCCTACGAGTATGTCCAAGGATTCGGGCATCACTACCTCGCGGTTCCACACATTGAGCTGCGGCCAGGATCGTCGATGTTCGATATTGGGCTCAAAGTAACGAACCTGTCCAAGTACGCTCCAATGCCACTGCAATACATGTGCCACATGAACTATGCGTTCGTAGAAAACGGAATCATGAGCGAAAACCTGCCAAAAGGCGCGTTCGGTTTGCGACGCACGGTTCCCGCCCACGTCACCCCAACCGAACGCTGGACCGAAATAAACGAACAGATTTTGGCTGGAACGATCAATCCGGCGTCGTTGGAACAGGCAAAAGAATTCGATCCAGAAATCGTCTACTTTGCCGATAACCTGCCGCAATACGGCGAAAAACTGGAATTTGAGCTGGCCGGCGAAAACGGCGTGACCTTCCGGACGGAATTCAGTTCGGTAGAATTCCCGGTTGCAACCCGGTGGGTGCTCTACAACGCGGACCAGCAGGTGGCGGCGTTCGTGCTCCCAGGAACCTCCCGGCCGGAAGGCTACCTGGCCGCGAAGGAAGCCGGAACCCTCATCGAACTGGCTGCGGGTGAGACGCGCAGCTTCACAGTCACCACAGGAATCAAGGAGTAA
- a CDS encoding endonuclease domain-containing protein yields MLRSDYAWHTPPAQADKLIVPLADALEQALHYHDAETGLILVESMLNLKKIDCEAADYFISRVQTEKQTVLKRYITNSQSGSETRMRNFLISKRYKVQAQVYIEGVGRVDLLVGNSLIIECDSTAFHSQPLQVAQDRMRVIEAKKRGYETLRFSYQQIWHSWEETQQFLCSYLKQGHHLKQPKRLG; encoded by the coding sequence ATGCTGCGGTCAGACTATGCGTGGCATACGCCGCCCGCACAAGCAGATAAATTGATAGTTCCGTTGGCTGATGCGTTAGAGCAAGCCCTTCATTACCACGATGCTGAAACTGGGTTAATCCTTGTGGAATCAATGCTCAACCTCAAGAAGATTGATTGCGAGGCCGCCGATTATTTTATCTCGCGAGTACAAACTGAGAAGCAGACAGTCTTGAAACGTTACATCACCAACTCTCAATCAGGGAGTGAAACTCGGATGCGGAATTTTCTTATATCCAAAAGATACAAAGTTCAGGCGCAAGTATATATAGAAGGAGTAGGGAGAGTGGATCTGCTTGTTGGTAATTCACTCATCATCGAGTGTGACAGTACAGCCTTTCACAGCCAACCCCTGCAAGTCGCACAAGACCGGATGCGAGTGATAGAAGCGAAGAAGCGAGGATATGAAACTCTGCGGTTCAGCTATCAACAAATCTGGCATTCATGGGAAGAAACACAGCAATTTTTATGTTCGTACCTGAAACAAGGTCATCATTTGAAGCAGCCTAAGCGGCTAGGCTGA
- a CDS encoding RidA family protein → MSVSVSERLAQLGIVLPAVADPVASYIPAKCGGGVVRTSGQLPFVDGVLPVTGKVGAEVSPEVAYEQARVCALNALAAVAWVVDGDLDRVASVSHVTGFVASDPEFFGQPGVVNGASDVLGEIFGDDGAHTRSAVGVAVLPLNAPVEVELTVTLR, encoded by the coding sequence GTGAGCGTTTCTGTTTCTGAGCGTTTGGCTCAGTTGGGGATTGTGTTGCCAGCGGTTGCTGATCCGGTTGCGTCGTATATTCCTGCGAAGTGTGGTGGTGGCGTTGTTCGTACGTCTGGCCAGCTTCCGTTTGTGGATGGCGTGTTGCCGGTTACGGGCAAGGTTGGTGCTGAGGTTTCGCCTGAGGTGGCTTATGAGCAGGCGCGCGTGTGTGCGTTGAATGCGTTGGCTGCGGTTGCGTGGGTTGTGGATGGTGATCTTGATCGGGTTGCGTCTGTTTCTCACGTGACTGGTTTTGTTGCGTCTGATCCTGAGTTTTTTGGGCAGCCGGGCGTGGTGAATGGCGCTTCGGATGTGTTGGGTGAGATTTTTGGCGACGACGGTGCACATACCCGTTCCGCCGTTGGCGTGGCTGTTTTGCCTCTGAATGCTCCTGTTGAAGTGGAGCTGACTGTTACTCTTCGGTAA
- a CDS encoding Abi family protein, with translation MNGVGQSASCPGYGLAILKCGGPIFRKFAWNGKNISKVSYVDVDPHKVQRIIEKMENDLLGSRLPSVKRYRNEEELSNIPIWVAIETMTFGTLAKMSTFFKDKDVISAAAQPLHVPTSGFLMRYMLFQPCGIGVLIMGNCGTGRFLLHLKFLLRKRG, from the coding sequence GTGAATGGTGTAGGACAGAGCGCATCGTGCCCAGGCTATGGCTTAGCTATCCTAAAATGCGGTGGGCCAATTTTTAGGAAGTTCGCGTGGAACGGCAAAAATATTTCAAAAGTTTCATACGTAGATGTGGATCCGCATAAAGTGCAAAGAATAATTGAGAAAATGGAAAATGATCTTCTAGGGTCACGTTTGCCTAGTGTGAAACGGTATCGGAATGAAGAGGAACTAAGTAATATCCCCATTTGGGTTGCGATTGAAACAATGACTTTTGGAACTCTTGCAAAAATGTCGACGTTCTTTAAGGATAAGGATGTTATTTCTGCAGCGGCGCAGCCACTTCACGTTCCTACTTCTGGTTTTCTGATGCGCTACATGCTTTTTCAACCCTGCGGAATAGGTGTGCTCATCATGGGCAATTGTGGAACAGGTCGTTTTCTATTGCACTTAAAATTCCTTCTAAGGAAAAGAGGGTAG
- a CDS encoding Crp/Fnr family transcriptional regulator: MDSTVLAHVELFRELDDAERADLLSLMSETTLKRGESLFHEGDSGDRLYVVTDGKVKLSHTADDGRENLIAVLGPGEIIGELTLFDLGARSSTVTAIASTSLLSLSHKDMMSYIDSHPAMAKSMLRELARRLRTTNQQMADLVFSDVPGRVAKALLDLAERFGERTQEGIYVAHDLTQEELAHLVGASRETVNKSLADFTSRGWIRLEGRAVLLIQVQRLQRRAH, encoded by the coding sequence ATGGATTCCACCGTTTTGGCTCATGTGGAGCTTTTCCGGGAGTTGGATGACGCCGAGCGCGCCGATCTGCTTTCACTCATGTCCGAGACCACTTTGAAGCGTGGTGAGTCGCTTTTCCATGAGGGCGATTCAGGTGATCGTCTCTACGTAGTCACTGATGGTAAGGTGAAGCTCTCGCATACTGCTGATGATGGCCGTGAGAATTTGATTGCGGTTCTTGGTCCTGGTGAGATTATTGGTGAGCTTACGTTGTTTGATTTGGGCGCGCGTTCGTCTACGGTTACGGCGATTGCGTCTACTTCGCTTCTTTCGTTGTCGCATAAGGATATGATGTCGTATATTGATTCGCATCCTGCGATGGCTAAGTCGATGTTGCGTGAGCTTGCGCGCCGGTTGCGTACTACGAATCAGCAGATGGCTGATTTGGTGTTTTCTGATGTTCCTGGTCGTGTTGCGAAGGCTTTGCTTGATTTGGCGGAGCGTTTTGGTGAGCGTACTCAGGAAGGTATTTATGTTGCGCATGATTTGACTCAGGAAGAGTTGGCTCATTTGGTGGGTGCGTCGCGTGAGACTGTGAATAAGTCGTTGGCTGATTTTACGTCGCGTGGTTGGATTCGTCTTGAGGGTCGGGCTGTGTTGTTGATTCAGGTTCAGCGTTTGCAGCGTCGCGCTCATTGA
- the rbsK gene encoding ribokinase, whose product MDIAVIGSNMVDLISYIDRMPAEGETLEAPDFKMGCGGKGANQAVAAARLGANVLMVTRVGNDIFADNTVANFAKNGIDTRYVLRTEMSSGVAPIFVDAESHNSILIIKGANSMLSTADIDAAAADIAQCKLIVLQLEVPLETVYAAIRFGKEHDIPVLLNPAPAQPDLVLSEVKDCSYFMPNESELSLLTGMPVDTIDDVRNAASALLDAGMKNVIVTLGSRGVLWMAEGVDELLPACEVSARDTTGAGDAFIGCFSHYLVQTGDVREALTKANRYAADSVTKLGTQTSYATAEEFAQL is encoded by the coding sequence ATGGACATCGCAGTAATCGGATCAAACATGGTAGATCTGATCTCCTACATCGATCGGATGCCAGCAGAAGGCGAAACCCTGGAAGCTCCCGATTTCAAAATGGGATGCGGCGGCAAGGGTGCCAACCAGGCCGTGGCGGCCGCGCGTTTGGGCGCGAACGTGCTGATGGTAACCCGCGTGGGGAACGACATTTTCGCAGACAACACCGTGGCGAACTTTGCCAAGAACGGGATTGATACGCGGTACGTTCTGCGGACTGAGATGAGCTCCGGTGTGGCGCCGATCTTCGTGGATGCCGAATCGCACAACTCGATCCTGATTATTAAGGGGGCAAACTCGATGCTGAGCACGGCCGATATCGATGCGGCTGCCGCCGATATCGCCCAGTGCAAGCTGATCGTGCTGCAGCTGGAAGTGCCACTGGAAACCGTGTATGCCGCGATTCGATTCGGCAAGGAACACGATATTCCAGTGCTGCTCAACCCGGCTCCAGCCCAGCCTGACCTGGTGCTTTCCGAAGTGAAAGACTGCTCCTACTTCATGCCAAACGAATCCGAACTCTCGCTGCTCACCGGCATGCCAGTGGACACGATTGATGACGTGCGCAATGCGGCTTCCGCGCTGCTGGATGCGGGCATGAAGAACGTGATCGTGACGTTGGGCTCACGTGGGGTTTTGTGGATGGCGGAAGGTGTAGACGAACTCCTGCCAGCGTGCGAAGTGAGCGCACGCGACACCACCGGAGCTGGCGATGCCTTCATCGGGTGCTTCAGCCACTACTTGGTTCAAACCGGGGATGTGCGCGAGGCCCTGACCAAGGCCAACCGGTATGCTGCGGATTCTGTGACCAAGCTCGGTACACAGACGTCGTATGCGACTGCGGAGGAATTTGCGCAGCTGTGA
- a CDS encoding penicillin-binding protein translates to MPTQTRNLTKKQALSALLSFFMLCGLGGGLLAAMAIPVAATSGTAINAVTKIFDDLPTEIDFTTPSQASVILAADGSKLASFYSENRIVVGPEGISQFIKDAAVSIEDQRFYQHNGIDAQGILGAAFANLTGGKLAGGSTITQQYVKNALLEKGRIADDDEQIAAATEQTIARKLNEARYAVAVENKMSKDEILTAYLNIAQFGPSQYGVEAASRYYYSKSAKDVTVEQAAMLAGITQAPGRWDPVSNPEGALKRRNIVLGTMLEQKYITKEQYDAAVAVPIEAMLNVSPAYNGCGEAGISAHFCEYTVRDVLNSELLGKTRDERIQKLYRGGLVIHTTLNPADQQAAYDSIVSQVPVGDPSGIDIALSSVEPGTGKIRAMVQNRPFGNPSEQAPTATKVNNNVGEDMGGGSGFQPGSTFKIFTLVDWIAKGHSPYETVTGQRAVTIPANAWKIPCAPGLADVFPVTNNDNENFGRINIVNATRYSVNTAYATMSSKLDLCEITKTAEAMGARQGSFVNADMLKELKNAGMQGVKEGDIAPIVPRPTQVLGANPTTPLSMASAVATLAADGNACTPHSFTKITDSTGAIIAEQQPSCRQVIEKDVARSVNMVLQQVPKPGATGAAAQLAGGRPAGGKTGTTDSAFHAWYVGYTPQLASAVWTGHMTGNIEMFNVTVNGVHHGTIYGGTLAAPAFRSFMNAALANQPFASFARPTPTYVREKTDDEKRQDEETEKATQTVPSVIGMSESDAISTLQGAGYAVAVGRDYSNHPVGTVGRQEPTGNAAPGTQINLWLSIGPRP, encoded by the coding sequence ATGCCAACACAAACACGGAACTTGACCAAAAAGCAGGCACTCTCGGCGCTGCTCTCTTTCTTCATGCTCTGCGGGCTCGGCGGAGGGCTCCTGGCCGCGATGGCGATCCCAGTTGCAGCTACGTCGGGAACCGCAATCAACGCGGTCACCAAAATCTTCGACGATCTCCCAACCGAAATCGACTTCACCACGCCATCCCAAGCTTCCGTGATCCTGGCGGCAGACGGCAGCAAGCTGGCAAGCTTCTATTCGGAAAACCGTATCGTTGTTGGCCCCGAAGGAATCTCCCAATTCATCAAAGACGCCGCCGTATCCATAGAAGATCAGCGTTTCTACCAGCACAACGGCATTGACGCGCAAGGCATCTTGGGCGCCGCGTTCGCGAATCTCACCGGCGGCAAGCTCGCAGGTGGTTCCACGATCACCCAACAGTACGTGAAAAACGCCCTGTTGGAGAAAGGGCGAATTGCGGACGACGACGAACAGATCGCCGCCGCCACCGAACAAACAATCGCCCGAAAGTTGAACGAAGCGCGCTACGCCGTGGCCGTGGAAAACAAGATGAGCAAAGATGAGATCCTCACGGCATACTTGAATATTGCGCAATTTGGGCCGTCCCAATACGGTGTAGAAGCGGCGTCGCGCTACTATTACTCCAAGTCAGCCAAGGATGTTACCGTTGAACAGGCCGCCATGCTAGCAGGCATCACGCAGGCGCCTGGCCGATGGGATCCAGTCAGCAACCCAGAAGGCGCGTTGAAGCGCCGCAATATCGTACTGGGCACCATGCTGGAACAAAAATACATCACCAAAGAGCAATACGATGCGGCCGTGGCTGTGCCGATCGAAGCGATGCTCAACGTATCCCCAGCCTACAACGGCTGTGGCGAAGCCGGAATCTCCGCACACTTCTGCGAATACACGGTACGCGACGTACTCAACTCTGAACTGCTTGGCAAAACCCGTGACGAACGTATACAAAAACTCTACCGTGGTGGCCTAGTTATCCACACAACGCTCAACCCGGCAGATCAACAGGCCGCCTACGATTCCATTGTGTCCCAAGTACCCGTTGGTGATCCATCCGGAATCGATATTGCACTCTCCTCCGTAGAACCAGGCACCGGCAAGATCCGCGCCATGGTACAAAACCGGCCGTTCGGTAACCCGTCCGAACAAGCCCCAACCGCTACCAAAGTCAACAACAATGTGGGCGAAGACATGGGCGGCGGCAGCGGCTTCCAGCCAGGCTCCACCTTCAAAATCTTCACCCTTGTAGACTGGATCGCCAAAGGCCACAGCCCATACGAAACCGTGACGGGCCAACGTGCAGTCACCATCCCTGCTAACGCATGGAAGATCCCATGCGCACCTGGTTTAGCTGACGTGTTCCCTGTAACAAACAACGATAATGAAAACTTCGGGCGCATCAACATTGTGAACGCCACCAGGTACTCCGTGAACACCGCATACGCCACCATGTCCTCCAAACTCGATCTGTGCGAAATCACCAAAACCGCAGAAGCCATGGGGGCACGGCAAGGTTCCTTCGTGAACGCCGACATGCTGAAAGAACTCAAGAACGCCGGCATGCAAGGCGTGAAAGAAGGCGACATCGCGCCAATCGTCCCACGGCCAACCCAGGTGCTCGGCGCCAATCCAACCACCCCACTCTCCATGGCATCCGCCGTTGCCACACTTGCAGCCGACGGCAACGCCTGCACCCCACACTCCTTCACCAAGATCACCGACTCCACCGGCGCCATCATCGCAGAACAACAGCCATCATGCCGCCAAGTAATCGAAAAAGATGTTGCCCGCAGCGTGAACATGGTGCTCCAACAAGTGCCTAAGCCGGGGGCCACCGGCGCCGCCGCCCAACTTGCAGGTGGGCGGCCCGCCGGCGGCAAGACGGGTACCACCGACAGCGCCTTCCATGCCTGGTACGTTGGCTACACCCCGCAGCTCGCATCGGCAGTCTGGACCGGACACATGACAGGAAACATTGAAATGTTCAACGTTACAGTCAACGGCGTCCACCACGGCACCATCTATGGCGGCACCCTAGCCGCACCCGCCTTCCGTTCATTCATGAACGCAGCCCTAGCCAACCAACCATTCGCCTCCTTCGCCCGCCCAACCCCCACCTACGTGCGCGAAAAGACCGACGACGAAAAGCGCCAAGACGAAGAAACTGAAAAAGCGACACAAACCGTCCCATCCGTGATTGGCATGAGCGAATCCGACGCCATCTCCACCCTTCAAGGAGCCGGATACGCCGTGGCCGTTGGCCGCGACTACTCCAACCACCCTGTAGGGACAGTCGGCCGCCAAGAACCAACCGGCAACGCCGCACCAGGCACCCAAATCAACCTCTGGCTCTCCATCGGACCGCGCCCATGA